A single region of the Sorghum bicolor cultivar BTx623 chromosome 7, Sorghum_bicolor_NCBIv3, whole genome shotgun sequence genome encodes:
- the LOC110437001 gene encoding uclacyanin 1-like translates to MARAQASMIAVVAIISVAAAASVLGTASGATSYTVGEPGGSWDLQTNLTAWASTVDFHPGDQLMFKYDASAHDVVEVTQAGYTSCSAASPIAGPKSSGPNVRTGDAVR, encoded by the coding sequence ATGGCGAGGGCACAAGCATCAATGATCGCCGTGGTCGCGATCATTTCGGTGGCAGCGGCGGCATCCGTGCTCGGAACGGCGTCCGGCGCCACCAGCTACACCGTCGGCGAGCCAGGTGGGTCGTGGGACCTGCAGACCAACCTCACCGCCTGGGCGTCCACCGTCGACTTCCACCCGGGCGACCAGCTGATGTTCAAGTACGACGCGTCGGCGCACGACGTCGTGGAGGTGACCCAGGCCGGCTACACCTCCTGCTCGGCGGCGAGCCCCATCGCCGGCCCGAAATCTTCCGGTCCGAATGTTCGGACCGGAGACGCCGTCCGATGA